One segment of Brassica rapa cultivar Chiifu-401-42 unplaced genomic scaffold, CAAS_Brap_v3.01 Scaffold0588, whole genome shotgun sequence DNA contains the following:
- the LOC117130603 gene encoding F-box protein SKIP14-like, which yields MALNFSHSHVSEKPMKITEGLSESHDGVFSADIVDVLPSDPFGMDMNNTFTAITGWLEDLQADYRQCERDEIGDGDHQLFARLSIIWNNAMRFQEFPESHWSGSLFGFEGDGSCAGSFVSPTSVDKVMSRVGESSDGGENANVHPALGFCLYHLGVKDLLSVSMVCKSLHSTVCDDSLLWKHIHISQPLNEKINDEALLRLTERAHGTMQCLRIVDCSKITEDCLRKVLERNPQVVKLGVPGCTRISIDGLVSILRDLKSAGKLKVKHLETGGLYGVTKDHYDELLDLLDIDNNVNKTIIQKPRYYHRGYTFASCDDVVRALDIEMCRKCENWRIVYDCPAEDCKGKEECRACSLCVQRCVQCGRCINGVYEETFCLEFCALVARSSLSYLSFD from the exons ATGGCGTTGAATTTTTCTCATAGTCATGTCTCTGAGAAACCAATGAAGATAACTGAGGGACTATCTGAGAGTCATGATGGTGTTTTCTCTGCTGACATTGTTGATGTTCTGCCATCTGATCCGTTTGGCATGGATATGAACAATACTTTCACTGCCATTACTGGGTGGCTTGAGGATTTACAGGCTGATTATAGACAGTGTGAAAGAGATGAGATTGGTGATGGAGACCACCAGCTCTTTGCTAGGTTGAGTATTATTTGGAACAATGCAATGCGGTTTCAGGAGTTTCCTGAGAGTCACTGGTCTGGGTCATTGTTCGGGTTTGAAGGTGATGGATCTTGTGCTGGTTCATTCGTATCCCCTACTAGTGTGGATAAGGTAATGAGTCGTGTTGGAGAAAGCAGTGATGGAGGCGAGAATGCAAACGTTCATCCAGCGCTTGGTTTTTGTCTTTACCATTTGGGAGTGAAGGATCTTCTTTCAGTCAGTATGGTTTGCAAGTCTCTGCATTCCACTGTCTGTGATGACTCGCTGCTGTGGAAACACATCCACATCTCTCAACCGTTgaatgagaagatcaatgatgAGGCTCTTCTGCGGTTAACCGAGAGGGCTCATGGCACTATGCAGTGTCTGAGGATCGTAGATTGCTCGAAAATTACAGAGGATTGTCTTAGGAAGGTGTTGGAACGCAACCCACAAGTAGTCAAG CTTGGCGTGCCTGGATGCACAAGGATCAGTATCGATGGCCTTGTCAGCATCTTGAGGGACTTGAAGTCTGCGGGGAAGCTTAAAGTGAAACATTTAGAGACTGGTGGTCTCTATGGAGTTACTAAAGACCACTATGATGAGTTGTTGGACTTGTTAGACATAGACAATAATGTCAACAAGACTATCATCCAAAAGCCGCGTTATTACCATAGAGGATACACATTCGCCTCATGCGATGATGTTGTCCGGGCGCTGGATATTGAGATGTGTCGGAAATGTGAGAACTGGAGGATTGTGTATGACTGTCCAGCGGAAGATTGTAAAGGGAAGGAGGAGTGTCGTGCTTGCTCTCTTTGCGTACAGAGATGTGTTCAGTGCGGTCGGTGCATCAATGGCGTATACGAGGAGACGTTTTGTCTGGAGTTTTGTGCTCTGGTTGCTCGAAGCTCCTTAAGTTACCTCTCGTTTGATTAA
- the LOC103854392 gene encoding trihelix transcription factor GT-4, producing the protein MFVSSDKPRSPIDFYKDDDDNNNPSSPTSRHINMMIDGDLQPPPHHQHQILLGDNSSSEDHEINTKAPKKRAETWVQDETRILIALRREMDGLFNTSKSNKHLWEEISSKMREKGFDRSPAMCTDKWRNLLKEFKKAAKDQQVSGKMSHYKEIEDLLRERSKKVTTSYKSVTAPSKVDSFMQFTDKGFEDTGLSFASVEANGRPTLNLERQLDHEGHPLAIASADAVTANGVPPWNWREPAGNGSDGQPFVGKIITVKYGDYTRRVGIDGTAEAIKEAIRSAFRLRTRRAFWLEDEEEVVRSLDRDMPLGNYTLHVDEGIAVRVCHYDESDPLPVHQEEKVFYTEEDYRDFLGRRGWTCLREFDGGFRNIESMVRNVDSMDDLQPGVLYRGMR; encoded by the exons atGTTCGTCTCCTCCGATAAACCTCGTTCTCCGATCGATTTCTACAAAGACGACGACGACAACAACAACCCATCATCTCCAACCTCACGACACATAAACATGATGATCGACGGAGATCTCCAACCACCCCCACATCACCAACATCAAATCCTCCTCGGAGACAACAGCAGCAGCGAGGACCACGAGATCAACACCAAGGCCCCCAAGAAGCGAGCGGAGACGTGGGTACAAGACGAAACCCGAATCCTGATCGCGCTGCGGAGAGAAATGGACGGCCTTTTCAACACGTCAAAGTCCAACAAGCACCTCTGGGAAGAGATTTCGAGCAAGATGAGGGAGAAAGGGTTCGATCGGTCTCCGGCTATGTGTACGGACAAGTGGAGGAACTTGTTGAAAGAGTTTAAGAAGGCGGCTAAGGATCAGCAAGTGAGTGGGAAGATGTCGCATTACAAGGAGATTGAAGATTTGCTTAGGGAGAGGAGTAAGAAAGTGACGACGTCGTATAAGAGTGTTACTGCTCCGTCTAAAGTTGATTCCTTTATGCAGTTTACTGATAAAG GTTTTGAAGATACAGGCCTTTCCTTTGCATCTGTTGAAG CTAATGGTAGGCCAACGCTAAATCTTGAACGgcagcttgatcatgaggggcATCCTCTCGCCATTGCTTCTGCTGATGCCGTCACTGCAAATGGAGTTCCTCCTTGGAATTGGAGGGAACCCGCTGGAAATG GCAGTGATGGTCAGCCGTTTGTGGGGAAGATCATAACGGTGAAATATGGAGACTATACGAGAAGAGTTGGGATCGATGGTACAGCTGAAGCCATTAAGGAAGCTATTAGATCTGCGTTTAGGTTAAGAACAAGGCGAGCTTTTTGGCtagaggatgaagaagaggtGGTACGGTCTCTTGACAGAGACATGCCTCTAGGGAACTATACACTCCATGTCGATGAAG GAATAGCTGTTAGAGTGTGTCACTATGATGAATCTGATCCGTTACCAGTGCATCAAGAGGAGAAGGTGTTTTACACGGAAGAGGATTACAGAGACTTCTTGGGACGGCGAGGATGGACGTGTTTGAGAGAGTTTGATGGAGGGTTTAGGAACATAGAGAGTATGGTTAGGAATGTAGATAGTATGGATGATCTTCAGCCTGGTGTCTTGTACCGCGGAATGAGATAG